A stretch of Dermochelys coriacea isolate rDerCor1 chromosome 6, rDerCor1.pri.v4, whole genome shotgun sequence DNA encodes these proteins:
- the LOC119856564 gene encoding pyrin domain-containing protein 1-like — translation MGKTVRDHLVDTLEELGQDELKRFKAKLNAFPVKEGYSNIPLRRLEKADVLDVCDKLISYYREEYAVEVTVKLLTDINERDLADRLCKATGTGKDRGRERALTGIMILNSFVKCFEIYG, via the coding sequence ATGGGGAAGACGGTGCGGGATCACCTCGTGGACACCCTGGAAGAGCTGGGGCAGGATGAGTTGAAGAGGTTCAAGGCCAAGCTGAACGCGTTCCCAGTGAAGGAGGGCTACAGCAACATCCCCCTGCGCCGGCTGGAGAAAGCTGATGTCCTGGATGTGTGCGACAAGCTGATCAGCTACTATAGGGAGGAGTATGCGGTGGAGGTGACTGTGAAGCTCCTGACAGACATCAATGAGCGGGACCTGGCAGACAGACTCTGCAAGGCCACAGGGACTGGTAAGGAtcggggcagggagagagcattaacggggataatgatactgaactcctttgtaaagtgctttgagatctatggataa